From Pirellulales bacterium, one genomic window encodes:
- a CDS encoding type II secretion system F family protein: MILADLIDFTQILPLAVFGLFAVAAWWLLDLVATGRPRTLQRLDEIKNPALRRREAASLTKKQDAMTKVLEAASPALAAPLQPKSELEVSKLKMKLSNGGFRGESAPTIFLGLKFLGLIIGLFGSGTTMMILGNFSQKSTMTSLFVAGALFYLPDLVLKLIVSKRKEAIFLGLPDALDLMVVCVEAGLGLDQAMRRVSDEMKRIYKVISEEFALSNFQLQVGRSRTDVLHELGVRTGVDDLRSLASILIQADKFGSSIAQALRVQSDSMRTRRRQLAEEKAAKTAVKLIFPLVIFIFPGIFVVLVGPAAITMVREMFPLMAGAGGGPGAGS; this comes from the coding sequence GTGATCCTTGCCGACTTGATCGACTTCACGCAGATTCTGCCGCTGGCCGTATTCGGCTTGTTTGCCGTGGCCGCCTGGTGGCTGTTGGATCTGGTGGCGACGGGGCGGCCGCGCACTTTGCAGCGGCTGGACGAAATCAAGAATCCTGCGCTGCGACGCCGTGAAGCGGCGTCGTTGACCAAGAAGCAGGACGCGATGACCAAGGTGCTGGAAGCGGCTTCGCCTGCTCTGGCCGCGCCCTTGCAACCGAAAAGCGAGCTGGAAGTCAGCAAGCTGAAAATGAAGCTTTCCAACGGTGGCTTCCGCGGCGAGTCGGCGCCGACGATCTTCCTGGGTCTGAAATTCCTGGGTCTGATCATCGGCCTGTTCGGCAGCGGCACGACGATGATGATCCTCGGCAATTTCAGCCAGAAATCGACCATGACGTCGCTGTTCGTCGCCGGCGCCTTGTTTTACCTGCCCGACCTGGTGCTGAAGCTGATCGTCAGCAAACGCAAGGAAGCGATCTTCCTGGGCCTGCCTGATGCGCTCGACCTGATGGTGGTGTGCGTCGAGGCGGGGCTGGGTCTGGACCAGGCGATGCGCCGCGTTTCGGACGAGATGAAGCGGATCTACAAGGTGATCTCCGAAGAGTTCGCGCTGTCGAACTTTCAATTGCAAGTGGGTCGCTCGCGCACTGACGTGCTGCACGAGCTCGGGGTGCGCACCGGCGTCGATGATTTGCGCAGCCTTGCGTCGATCTTGATTCAAGCCGATAAATTCGGCTCCAGCATCGCGCAAGCCCTGCGCGTGCAAAGCGACTCGATGCGCACGCGGCGGCGGCAATTGGCCGAGGAAAAAGCCGCCAAGACCGCGGTAAAGCTGATTTTCCCGCTCGTGATCTTCATCTTCCCGGGCATTTTCGTCGTGCTCGTCGGGCCGGCCGCCATCACCATGGTCCGCGAAATGTTCCCGCTGATGGCCGGGGCCGGGGGCGGGCCCGGAGCCGGAAGCTGA
- a CDS encoding type II secretion system F family protein has protein sequence MNPTLLISIAAFVGVAALVGGIAMFLREKSDKGIEQRLDVLTGLSTASNVKENLLKGSVLSAPLNEKPGILEGLVARYHKLSLLFEQADTTLTISRFFGISAGLAVVGALASMVAGFPAPMTPLGALAMATLPLLWLMFRRGKRMKAFAVQLPDALELTARALRAGHSLASGFNLVREEMAPPISKEFGRVFEEQNLGISMDDSLSNMTERVPNLDLKFFATAIVLQRQTGGDLAEILDKIGYIIRERFKIWGQVQALTGEGRLSGVVLLGLPPVLFLAVYRLNPDYIMMLFTDPMGKKMLAGAVILQVLGALVIRKIINIKV, from the coding sequence ATGAACCCGACTCTGCTCATCTCGATCGCGGCCTTCGTCGGCGTGGCGGCGCTGGTCGGCGGCATCGCCATGTTCCTGCGCGAGAAAAGCGACAAGGGCATCGAGCAGCGGCTGGACGTGCTGACCGGGCTGAGCACGGCCAGCAACGTCAAGGAGAACCTGCTCAAAGGGAGCGTGCTCAGCGCGCCCTTGAATGAAAAGCCCGGCATCCTCGAAGGACTCGTCGCCCGTTATCACAAGCTGAGTCTGTTATTCGAGCAGGCCGATACGACGCTCACCATTTCGCGGTTTTTCGGCATCTCGGCCGGGCTGGCCGTGGTCGGTGCGTTGGCCTCGATGGTGGCGGGCTTTCCTGCGCCGATGACGCCCTTGGGGGCGCTGGCGATGGCAACGCTGCCGCTGTTGTGGCTGATGTTTCGCCGCGGCAAACGGATGAAGGCCTTTGCCGTGCAATTGCCCGACGCGCTGGAGCTAACGGCCCGCGCGCTGCGCGCCGGTCATAGCCTGGCGTCGGGCTTCAACCTGGTACGCGAAGAGATGGCGCCGCCGATTTCCAAGGAATTCGGCCGGGTCTTCGAAGAGCAGAACCTGGGCATTTCGATGGACGATTCGCTGTCGAACATGACCGAACGCGTCCCCAACCTGGACCTGAAGTTCTTCGCCACGGCCATCGTCCTGCAACGGCAGACGGGCGGTGACCTGGCCGAGATTCTCGACAAAATCGGCTACATCATTCGCGAGCGATTCAAAATCTGGGGCCAGGTGCAGGCGCTGACGGGCGAAGGCCGTTTGTCGGGCGTGGTGCTGTTGGGGTTGCCGCCGGTCCTGTTTCTCGCCGTGTACCGGCTGAACCCCGATTACATCATGATGCTGTTCACCGACCCGATGGGCAAAAAGATGCTCGCCGGAGCGGTCATCCTGCAGGTGCTCGGCGCGCTGGTCATTCGCAAAATCATCAATATCAAGGTGTAA